Proteins encoded together in one Carya illinoinensis cultivar Pawnee chromosome 3, C.illinoinensisPawnee_v1, whole genome shotgun sequence window:
- the LOC122302446 gene encoding uncharacterized protein At5g19025-like, protein MRVFVKILTPTNPDLQADSNSLSFPYFHELVRDWIHNFWVPFEMVYLHSSISVYNSVDQPTAMADTKSRVNNHVSRNRKAPFLPNCSKIPVCDRSRSAAVDIVILIVVIGACGFLLFPYIRFMVVELIGIVGAIVRVVREEVADAPVIYGSIGLSVCCAALVAWMVVICTSRKCGNPNCKGLRKAAEFDIQLETEECVKNSTNLVKDGGLKKGLFELPRDHHRELEAELKKMAPPNGRAVLVFRGRCGCSVGRLEVPGPKKYRKSKK, encoded by the exons ATGCGagtttttgtgaaaatattgaCACCGACAAATCCCGATCTGCAGGCGGATTCGAATTCCTTgtcttttccttattttcaCGAGCTGGTTAG AGATTGGATTCACAATTTTTGGGTTCCATTTGAAATGGTCTATTTGCATAGCTCAATTTCGGTCTACAACTCCGTTGACCAGCCCACTGCAATGGCTGACACTAAATCAAGGGTTAACAATCATGTATCAAGGAACAGAAAGGCACCCTTTTTGCCTAATTGCTCGAAAATCCCGGTTTGTGATCGATCTCGATCGGCGGCAGTCGATATAGTAATCCTTATTGTCGTTATTGGTGCTTGTGGATTTTTGCTGTTCCCTTATATTAGGTTTATGGTCGTGGAGCTTATTGGAATTGTTGGTGCGATTGTTCGTGTGGTTAGGGAGGAAGTTGCTGATGCTCCGGTGATATATGGTTCTATAGGGCTCAGCGTTTGCTGTGCTGCATTGGTTGCCTGGATGGTTGTGATATGTACTAGCCGGAAATGTGGGAATCCGAATTGCAAAGGGCTGAGGAAGGCGGCGGAGTTCGATATTCAGTTGGAGACAGAGGAGTGCGTGAAGAACTCCACTAATTTGGTTAAAGATGGAGGACTGAAGAAGGGTCTGTTTGAATTGCCACGCGATCACCACCGGGAATTGGAGGCGGAGCTCAAGAAGATGGCGCCGCCTAATGGAAGAGCAGTTCTTGTTTTTCGTGGGAGGTGTGGATGTTCTGTTGGTAGATTGGAAGTTCCGGGGCCGAAGAAGTATCGGAAGAGCAAAAAGTAG
- the LOC122302448 gene encoding defective in cullin neddylation protein AAR3 isoform X2 produces the protein MKRKQDRFTLPQNIRSGCAYVNGQESYKQDDESQPSKTSRDELTQLLKSVESRVDTRISIFDEIFKLISQLGLVVDFSEFARFYDFVFFICRENGQKNITVSKAVTAWRLVLAGRFRLLNQWCDFVEKNQRHNISEDTWQQVLSFSRCVHENLEGYDPEGAWPVLIDEFVEHMYRVSGTIDNTNLFCNCGDLESQSSMVDDPLPGLRDFPGLKRKVPEDPQQDEMESLTTLYPQSTDLDTALSFKRIRLTAHKSAHWVVDNPPGNATDDCMEIVRHNSPLCSSKSPCAVEGCLSKGFAGLFSTSAYLQFDRERRVSFT, from the exons ATGAAGAGAAAACAGGATCGATTTACACTTCCTCAAA ATATTAGATCGGGTTGTGCATATGTTAATGGGCAAGAGAGCTACAAACAAGATGATGAATCGCAACCATCTAAAACTTCAAGGGATGAACTGACACAGCTCCTAAAATCAGTGGAGTCTAGGGTTGATACAAG GATTTCAATTTTTGATGAAATTTTCAAGCTCATTTCGCAGCTAGGCTTGGTG GTAGATTTTTCTGAATTTGCCCGCTTCTATGACTTTGTTTTCTTCATCTGCCGTGAAAATGGTCAAAAGAACATCA CTGTAAGCAAGGCAGTTACTGCATGGAGACTAGTATTAGCTGGAAGATTTCGACTGCTTAATCAGTGGTGTGACTTTGTTGAG AAAAATCAACGACATAACATCTCCGAGGATACTTGGCAGCAAGTTTTATCTTTCAGCCGGTGTGTACATGAAAATCTGGAAGGGTATGATCCTGAAG gtgcTTGGCCTGTTCTAATAGATGAATTCGTTGAGCATATGTACAG GGTTTCAGGAACCATTGATAACACTAACCTCTTCTGTAACTGTGGTGATTTAGAATCCCAGTCTTCCATGGTTGATGATCCTCTTCCTG GATTGAGAGATTTTCCTGGGTTGAAGAGGAAGGTACCCGAGGACCCTCAACAAGATGAAATGGAGTCCCTAACTACCCTCTACCCTCAGTCAACAGACCTGGATACTGCTTTAAGTTTCAAGAGAATCAGGCTGACTGCTCATAAATCAGCGCACTGGGTGGTGGATAATCCACCAGGGAATGCTACAGATGATTGCATGGAAATTGTTAGACACAACAGTCCATTATGTTCCTCCAAGTCTCCATGTGCGGTTGAAGGTTGTTTGTCTAAGGGCTTCGCAGGGCTTTTCTCAACCAGTGCCTATTTGCAGTTTGATCGGGAAAGGCGGGTTTCCTTCACATAG
- the LOC122302447 gene encoding pentatricopeptide repeat-containing protein At5g50390, chloroplastic: protein MEIPLLRYQSLALDQIQSTCSFPFTFSDRKHKLFTNTSLFSGYRFSFHRRKWRSPFDRISCSSLERGLHTRLKPKPSRTDVREDKETVLEETRVRKPSSGLCSQIEKLVLNKRYREALELFEILESQGDFELGFSTYDSLVSACIGLKSIRGVKRVFSFMISNGFELDLYMRNRVLLMHVKCGMMIDARRLFTEMPERNLVSWNTIIGGLVESGDYVEAFQLFFIMWEEFSDVGSRTFAMMIRASSGLGRIFAGRQFHSCALKMGVGEDIFVSCALIDMYSKCGSIEDAQYVFNEMPEKTTVGWNSIIAGYALHGYSDEALGMYYEMRDSGVEMDHFTFSIIIRICTRLASREHAKQAHASLVRHGFGLDIVANTALVDFYSKWGSIEDARHVFDNMPQKNVISWNALIAGYSNHGRGEEAIEVFERMLREGMIPNHVTFLAVLYACSYSGLSERGWEIFQSMSRDHKIKPRAMHYACMIELLGREGLLDEASALIRNAPFKPTPNMWAALLTACRVHENLELGKFAAEKLYGMEPEKLSNYVVLLNIYTSSGKLKEAAAVVQTLRRKGLRMLPACTWIEVKKQPHVFISGDKTNRHSKEIYQKVDHLMIEISKHGYVPGRKYLLPDVDQEERVSLYHSEKLAIAFGLINTPDWTPLQVVQSHRICGDCHNAIKLIAMVTGREIVARDASRFHHFRDGSCSCGDYW, encoded by the coding sequence ATGGAGATCCCACTCCTACGCTACCAAAGCCTAGCCCTGGATCAGATCCAAAGTACTTGTAGTTTTCCTTTCACCTTCTCTGATCGTAAGCATAAGCTTTTCACGAATACGTCGTTGTTTTCTGGGTATCGTTTCTCGTTCCATAGGAGGAAATGGAGGAGCCCATTTGATAGGATTAGTTGTTCTTCACTGGAACGAGGGCTTCACACACGGCTGAAGCCGAAACCTTCCAGAACCGATGTTCGTGAGGACAAAGAAACGGTTTTGGAAGAAACGCGGGTGAGAAAACCTAGTTCTGGCCTTTGTAGTCAGATAGAGAAGTTGGTTTTGAACAAAAGGTACAGGGAGGCGCTTGAACTGTTTGAGATCTTGGAGTCTCAGGGTGATTTTGAATTGGGTTTTAGCACGTATGACTCCTTGGTGAGCGCATGCATTGGTTTGAAGTCAATTAGAGGGGTTAAGAGGGTGTTTAGTTTTATGATCAGtaatggttttgaattggaCTTGTATATGAGGAACAGGGTGTTGCTTATGCATGTGAAATGTGGGATGATGATTGATGCGCGTAGGCTGTTTACTGAAATGCCGGAGAGGAACTTAGTGTCTTGGAATACGATAATTGGGGGGCTCGTGGAATCTGGAGATTATGTTGAGGCATTCCAGCTGTTTTTTATCATGTGGGAGGAGTTTTCGGATGTTGGGTCACGAACATTTGCTATGATGATTCGGGCATCTTCTGGCTTGGGTCGCATATTTGCAGGGAGACAGTTCCATTCGTGTGCTTTGAAGATGGGTGTCGGTGAGGATATTTTCGTGTCTTGCGCTTTAATTGACATGTATAGTAAATGTGGGAGCATTGAAGATGCTCAATATGTTTTTAATGAGATGCCGGAGAAGACGACGGTAGGATGGAATTCCATTATAGCAGGTTATGCACTTCACGGTTATAGCGATGAAGCTCTTGGTATGTATTATGAGATGCGTGATTCTGGGGTTGAAATGGAtcattttacattttcaataattataagaATATGTACGAGGTTAGCTTCACGGGAGCATGCTAAGCAAGCTCATGCAAGTTTAGTTCGTCATGGTTTTGGGTTAGATATTGTAGCGAACACGGCACTTGTTGATTTCTATAGCAAATGGGGAAGTATAGAAGACGCCCGCCATGTTTTTGACAATATGCCCCAAAAGAATGTTATATCTTGGAATGCCCTGATTGCTGGCTACAGTAATCATGGCCGTGGAGAAGAGGCCATTGAGGTGTTTGAACGGATGCTTCGGGAGGGAATGATACCCAACCATGTCACCTTTCTTGCTGTTTTATACGCTTGCAGTTATTCAGGTCTATCAGAACGTGGTTGGGAAATTTTTCAATCAATGAGTAGGGATCACAAGATTAAGCCTCGGGCAATGCATTATGCATGCATGATTGAATTGCTAGGTCGAGAGGGGCTTCTGGATGAAGCCTCTGCACTGATAAGAAATGCTCCATTTAAGCCTACACCGAACATGTGGGCTGCCTTGCTGACTGCTTGTCGAGTCCATGAGAATTTAGAGCTTGGAAAATTTGCAGCAGAGAAGCTTTATGGAATGGAGCCTGAAAAGCTTAGTAATTATGTGGTGCTTTTAAATATATACACCAGCTCTGGCAAATTGAAGGAAGCTGCTGCTGTTGTTCAGACCTTAAGAAGAAAGGGTTTGAGAATGCTTCCTGCATGCACTTGGATTGAAGTTAAAAAGCAGCCCCATGTTTTCATTTCCGGAGATAAAACCAATCGTCACTCAAAAGAGATTTACCAGAAAGTGGACCACTTAATGATAGAGATTTCAAAGCATGGTTACGTTCCTGGGAGAAAATATTTGCTTCCTGATGTTGACCAGGAAGAGCGGGTTTCGTTGTACCACAGTGAGAAGCTGGCGATAGCTTTTGGGCTGATCAACACTCCAGATTGGACACCACTTCAAGTTGTGCAGAGCCATCGCATATGTGGTGATTGCCATAATGCGATTAAGTTAATAGCCATGGTTACTGGACGTGAAATTGTTGCGAGGGATGCCAGTAGATTCCACCATTTCAGAGATGGGAGCTGTTCTTGTGGGGATTATTGGTGA
- the LOC122302448 gene encoding defective in cullin neddylation protein AAR3 isoform X1 encodes MDSSKSNRFDIFEIYQRYCDIRSGCAYVNGQESYKQDDESQPSKTSRDELTQLLKSVESRVDTRISIFDEIFKLISQLGLVVDFSEFARFYDFVFFICRENGQKNITVSKAVTAWRLVLAGRFRLLNQWCDFVEKNQRHNISEDTWQQVLSFSRCVHENLEGYDPEGAWPVLIDEFVEHMYRVSGTIDNTNLFCNCGDLESQSSMVDDPLPGLRDFPGLKRKVPEDPQQDEMESLTTLYPQSTDLDTALSFKRIRLTAHKSAHWVVDNPPGNATDDCMEIVRHNSPLCSSKSPCAVEGCLSKGFAGLFSTSAYLQFDRERRVSFT; translated from the exons ATGGATTCCTCGAAGTCGAACCGATTCGACATCTTCGAGATTTACCAACGTTACTGTG ATATTAGATCGGGTTGTGCATATGTTAATGGGCAAGAGAGCTACAAACAAGATGATGAATCGCAACCATCTAAAACTTCAAGGGATGAACTGACACAGCTCCTAAAATCAGTGGAGTCTAGGGTTGATACAAG GATTTCAATTTTTGATGAAATTTTCAAGCTCATTTCGCAGCTAGGCTTGGTG GTAGATTTTTCTGAATTTGCCCGCTTCTATGACTTTGTTTTCTTCATCTGCCGTGAAAATGGTCAAAAGAACATCA CTGTAAGCAAGGCAGTTACTGCATGGAGACTAGTATTAGCTGGAAGATTTCGACTGCTTAATCAGTGGTGTGACTTTGTTGAG AAAAATCAACGACATAACATCTCCGAGGATACTTGGCAGCAAGTTTTATCTTTCAGCCGGTGTGTACATGAAAATCTGGAAGGGTATGATCCTGAAG gtgcTTGGCCTGTTCTAATAGATGAATTCGTTGAGCATATGTACAG GGTTTCAGGAACCATTGATAACACTAACCTCTTCTGTAACTGTGGTGATTTAGAATCCCAGTCTTCCATGGTTGATGATCCTCTTCCTG GATTGAGAGATTTTCCTGGGTTGAAGAGGAAGGTACCCGAGGACCCTCAACAAGATGAAATGGAGTCCCTAACTACCCTCTACCCTCAGTCAACAGACCTGGATACTGCTTTAAGTTTCAAGAGAATCAGGCTGACTGCTCATAAATCAGCGCACTGGGTGGTGGATAATCCACCAGGGAATGCTACAGATGATTGCATGGAAATTGTTAGACACAACAGTCCATTATGTTCCTCCAAGTCTCCATGTGCGGTTGAAGGTTGTTTGTCTAAGGGCTTCGCAGGGCTTTTCTCAACCAGTGCCTATTTGCAGTTTGATCGGGAAAGGCGGGTTTCCTTCACATAG